In Siniperca chuatsi isolate FFG_IHB_CAS linkage group LG24, ASM2008510v1, whole genome shotgun sequence, the DNA window TTTGTTGCAGTTGTCATATCCATATTCTTtggttaaatataaaattgcCTGTGATTTCTTAATGCCTCCACTTTAAGATCATGATCCTCTGTAAACTACTCATGGCTATTATTCAGTTgcctcttcctttttttttttttttttttaaataaagcaataGAAACAAAGCCACTGACTCACAGGCTGCTTTATTATTACTTAGAAATGATGGAAGAACTTATGCAGAAAGTCTTGACCTAAAAATCAGTTTGTAAGATGTCACACAGAAAAATACTGAACTTTTATTTCATGGCTGGGAACAGCTCAGATTTGGGTGAAAACTTTTAActtcagtgaaaataaaacatgcacatgtatGCTTTCAGCTAATACATACTGTGGAGCACAGCATTTAGTGATGAACAATgatttttctgcctttctggaacattttttaaatgcatttaaatttaGAACAGTATAACAAAACAAGTCATGCCATGATAGCAGcttttgtgaggctgtactttgagctaaatgctaacatcaacatgttagtattgtcattgtgagcatgttaacatgctgatgtttagcaggtaatatttGCCAGGGTCACCATCTTAGactgctaacatttgctaataagcactaaacacaagagtacagctaaggctgatgggaatgtcattagttttgcggATAGttggtcaaaaaccaaagtattggacaaattttgacctgatgatggcgctaaatgaaaagttacaACAATTTATCCCGAGGACACATTAATGTcaaccaaatttcacagcaatccatccaacatttGTCAAGATATTGCACTCTTAACCACAAAAGTCAACTTctcagcagctctacaggaaaagtcaggcgattaccaaagtcattaggattcatgcTTTAGGGACCATGAACGTCATTCCAAAATTTCATgggaatccatccaatagtttttgagatatttcagtctggaccaaactgTAGCAACGACCAACAGAGTGACATTTACCATCcaagccactagcatggctgtaaacaaTGCAATTTTTGTGTAGAACAGAAACTTCTTTCACTAAGtgcatttaaaatctgaaacaaaATTAACAGGTGCAACCAGACTTTACAAAAACGATCAGTCATTGTGTCCTGACGGTTTGGAATGAGTTTCATCAGCATGAGCACAGCAGCTGTGTTAAACTCTGAAGTCAGTTGTTCTGATGACATGAATGTAGCACTATCACTGCCTTCCAGCCTGGATCCTCACATGGGACAGATCTTGATGCTGTcagagctggagctgaactGGCCAAGGGCGAAGTCCAGACCGACCCCGACTCCACTGCCCACCCCAAAGGCAGCGTAGAGAGGCTGGGTGAAGTTGGCGCGGAAGGTGTGGAGGTGTGTCATGCTCTCTGCCACGCTGTAGAACGCCAGCGTCCCTGTGGACAGGTCCAGGTAGATGCCCAGGCGGGGGGAGTAGGTGACCGGTATGTCCCTCTTCTCATTGTCGTGCATGGCTGAGCAGCAGGTGTCCGACAGCTCCATGGTCCAGGTCTGGGCGTTGTAACCGAGCCCTGACCTGGCGTCTGAGCCCTTCCTGTTTAACGCCCCGTAGGCTACGCCCATAGAGGAGCCCCGGCctctccactccacctcccagtaacagcgCTGGGCGTACAGCGGGCTAGTGCACATCACCTGGGTCCAGCCGTCAAAACGCTGAGGAGTATCGGGGTAGGACTGCGCCGCCGCCTGAAGGGTGGCTTTAGTGTTGCCCTCGGAGAGAGCCAGCCGTCGGTGGGCCGTGTTGGGGTCAAGGGTCAAGGTCACAGAGTCTAGGAAAGAGAGGGTTTAATGGTCAATTATTTACATAATTAAGAATATTCATTAAGCAttaaagaatgaactttcatgcttaACTTTTATGCCAACACAGATGAGAAGTCCTAAAAGCACTGTGGATGAAATCATAACCATGTCCACAGATccgtctccatgacaactgagcaaatctgctgatgaagaccatgtgatgtGGTTCAAAGTGCTGGAAAAACTACTAattggaccttgagttgggactGTTTTTGCCAAAGAATATTGACCTTGTTGTGGAGTACTAAACACCTTCTGTATTCTAGGTATTTTTAAGTAAGATCCCTTGCTACACAGGAAGTTCCTTTGGGGGACACATGAACAGCAATAGATGCCGTGGCAGGCCATTTTTGAACTAATTCCTGCAGCAAACATGGTTGTCATTTGTCCTGCCAAGTAGTTTGTCAGCAAGAGCCTGAGTGCTCAGTACTGTAACTATTATCTAAAATGTAATATAGTAGTTAAACACTGAGACTCACACTGTAGGAACTCCTCTCTGGTCCTCGGCTCTGGAGCTTGGATGCTGTCAATGTTGATCTCTCTTACTGGAAAACCAAACAATACGTCAGCTCATGCACAAAGTGGCACATTTTGCAAATAGTTAGAATGCAtatattgatttgatttgcatttttcatACATGTTTTTGTCTCAAAATGGAGATACCATGAAGATAAAGTTACATTAACTCACATGCAGGGAAAGCAGGAGCGTGAATCACGGTGTCAGGGGTGGGCAAGTCCAAGAAGAGACTGGGGTTAACTGTCCAATTAGAAAACAATGTTAGTCACATTAGTATTAACATACACTTGTCCATGTTCAAGTTATAGGACTGAATGTGCCAATGAGCCAAAAGAAGAATATTCATTTTACATATATAAAGACTGCCATCTTACTTTCTGTTGGTGTTTCCGGCAGAGCAGACACCCCCCCTGCTAAGTGTACACAAGTCACACacttaatcacacacacaatcaacatGCTATATAACTATATTGAGgtagagattttttttcatttgagctGAATTCCCCCATCTAACTGAATCCTAGAGTATAACAGAAACCCCAACATCCTGGGGCAAACTGATTACTTGGAAAAGTTCAAATATACAGAACATTTGAACAAAATATACTCTtgtttatactttttcttacaATACTGTACAAGCATTCAAAAGGTCCATATGTTTCTAGAGACACAGGAATGTTGCATCTATTGATATTTGTGTCCTTTACAACTTTGCTGTTTGTATTGAAGTTGATTTAAGAAATAAAGCTCATCATGTTTGTCATGGTAAATTACTCTGAAGAACAGAGTTAGCTACAGTAGATGCCTAAACCGGAAGTCTGAACAAACAAATGACTAGATTAAGCTTGACAGATACCAACTGCAGTGCTTAGTATAATACCTACACAAGGCAGGTTCAGGCTAGCAGCATTTTAGATGAGATACTgtatgaattaatgaatttcTGGCAGACTTGAGGTGGTGAAGAAcaaggacaagaagaagaagaggataaTTTAATTCTATGGAAAATAAGCTTGGTTGAAAACTGAACAGGGTGAAATTACTATTCTTTCTTTTAAAGTGTTTCAaccttttttgttattatttattattatttttcagcttgtcaactgacatttaaactgctttcatctcttactcttcAAATGAAAATACCAATCCTTTCACCACTTACACGTCAACTGATATTTCAACtctattcatcttttttttgtcagctgATGTTTCAACTCCTTTCAATGCTTAGACCTTGATTGACCTTTCAGGTCCTCTccttaaaacaacaacaacaaaaattcaTCTCTCCCAACTCCTACAACTTGTTCATACACAATTTACAATTTACTTGAACTACTTTCAGTGCTTACAGAACAGCTGACGGTTTATGCACTTCAACTGACACTAATTTCTTTCAGGACTTCCACTTTAACTAACACTTCTATCTCAATTTATCAGCAACACTTGACAATGCAACTATTTTCAGTGCTTGAAGTTCAGTGCTTGCACTTAAATTGACACTTTGGCACCATTCAGTGCtcacacttcaactgacacttcaacttcaCCCAGTGCTTTCATTTAAATGGacacttcaacttctttcagcACCTCCATTTTAACTGCTAATTCAACcactttcactattttctagttttattattattttattatcctTTCTGCATGAAACATCTGGTCAACCAGGCACAGCAAGTGGTTTAAGAGTTCCACTGTCTAAATTAGAGTATGGGAGGTGGAGTCTGATCTTACATGGGTTTCCTCCTGCAGATGGTGTGTTATTGGCTGGAGTTACTGGGGTGGCCTGGTTGGTGCCACGCCGATTGGAGCGGAAGCGGCTGCTGATCAACGCCATCCGACTGAAACCTGACCGAACCAGGAGGAGAAGACAaaggagagagatagaaaaCAAAGGGTGTTACACTCTCGCGTAAGCATTTATTATATGTCAAAGCTGCACTATACAAGGTTTGCCAGTTGGTGGCGGCAAATGGCAGCAAATTTCTTTTGTCAAAAGTTTGGTATTGTACCTCCACTTGATGCTGGGGCAGGAGTTGGGGTGGCTGGGATTGGAGTTGGAGTTGGGGTCGGGGCTGCAGCAGGGACAGCCTGGCTCTGACTGGACCTGCTCCAAAGAGACTGAGACTCTCTGCGGCTCGGTGTGGGGCTGGGTCTGGGGCTAGGTCTGGGGCTGGGGTTGGTCTCCCTCACTGTTTGGAAGACATGTAAGATCTTAGATAAAGGTTGGGGTTACGTTACAATCAGTGTCAGTTGATAACAGCTTACCAAATAGCTGTAGTAGCTAGGTGAGGCTTTACTTAGACACaacggtgctttgagctaaatgctaacaaatGGGGAGGCATAGTTATCAAAAGCAACTGAAAAACTCCTATCAGAGCAGTAGTAGAACCACTCCAAGGCTGACCCAGAGATGCCCACCCACTGCCTAAGGATGCTGTGGATCTAATGCATCTAATGCAAGTGAGGCGGCTGAGTTaatggacaaaataagcaactgAAAATGAATATGCTGTGTAATGCAGTGGTTTATTTCTTCTTTACTTCTAGAATATGAGGAATTGACATTTGTATGGAAACATTTCTTGCAGTAGGAAGTAACAgccacattattattatcatcaggAAGTCTTGTGGAACATCCTGCCAGGCAAAGCATGAATGAAcctacctgtctctctttcctctcttctctgtctgtcccgAGGTCTGGGTGAGCTTGTGTTTCCTTTGTATGCAACAAGAAAGAAGCATAATTTTAaaacatgcgcacacacatttttactgctCCATCATTGCAGGTTTGAGGTTCATTTAGGGATTTTTCAACAGCATAGACATAAAGTCTCACCCCGTGGTGTGTCTCTACTCCTCACGTCTTGACTTTTGAGGCCTATACctgaataataaaatgtaaatgttaattaaCAAGGACTTCTTATTGAATTACTTTTGATATTGTCACATATAATGAATGTCAGTGTACAGTACCAAGTCCTCGTCTGTCTGTACTCCGCGCTCCAACTGAGATACTGGGTGTGGAAGCTGTGGGACATGAAATAAATCATGTATACATTACATCTATTTATATAAAAGATGATAAAGTGAAACTATGCAGTGATGGGAGATAAACTTAAAAACACTGGACGTACCTGGTGAACGACTGTTTGTGTTGCGAGAACCCAGACCAGAAAATACTAAGAAGGGGAAATGATcagaaaatttgtttttgaataaTTAGTTTCATCATAGAACATGTAGTCCTATAATATAtccagattaaaaaacaaaatccaaactcaCATTTAAAAATCCCTCCTTTCTGTCCTGCGCTCCGGTTGGCTAGATAAGATAAGAGGAAGACAATGTTAAGCAAGAAGACGCAACACAACTACAATGTTCAATGCTCAtgttcaaaaaagaaaaaatgtttcaacttaCATTCTCCCAAAGTGAACAGTGTTGTGTCATTGACTGAAAGAGAACGGACGATAAGATGGAGAAAGATGAGacgtgaaaagaaaagaaggtaggacaaaacaagataagaCTCTTGAGACAGACCTTGTTTGGTGATCTTGCCCAGCTCCTCGTTGCACAGGTCCTCCACTCGCTCCCTGATGTCCAGGATGGAGTCTCGTACAGGATCAAAGGAAGCTTCTGGATTGACCACGACAGTGGGCAGGGCCCCGGACTCCAGGGGACTGCACATGGACTCATATGTCTGAAGGAAAACATGGCGGTTAGTTTGACTTTTAGGGGAAACGTATAGACTACAGCAGTCCGGACTACTACAACTATAACTTTAGAGACGCTACTTTCATTAAACAGGGCACACGCTTTGCCACAAAAGGCAGCTCACATCCGGTCTGAAACAGGACcgatgttttcatgttttccatgCAGAATGATGCACATCATGTTATACAAATCACACTTTTTCATTGCTTGTGCACATAAATGTGTCCCCAATGTGTCTACAGACCCAAAAAGTATGAGAAAAGACCATTTTTGCGGGCTATGAGGAGCTGATTTGAATTGCACCGACTCCTGGGGGGGA includes these proteins:
- the trim25l gene encoding E3 ubiquitin/ISG15 ligase TRIM25 isoform X1; translated protein: MSAKLWTEEQFNCPVCLDLPNDPVTIPCGHSYCMGCIKDYWSKDEPKGVYSCPQCRQTFCPKPSLSRNTMLAEAVEQLRKGALKADVRESMRSTRGVASSSSRSKGKLSSSAVLCDMCKEEQRAAVKSCLSCMSSYCESHLKPHKTKKALKQHELIAPTGNLAEKICTQHKYLQEFFCRQCKVFVCWLCTSNQHKGHESVSTKVERLEKQKVLSEMHAENQQRLKDREQELKDMKKMMEVMKRSSDRVHEDTEQALSELQRSVERLQELLEQVLDQASQEKMGQAQEVADSLEAEIKELKRRDTEMKDLACCEDNIHYLQTYESMCSPLESGALPTVVVNPEASFDPVRDSILDIRERVEDLCNEELGKITKQVNDTTLFTLGESNRSAGQKGGIFKLFSGLGSRNTNSRSPASTPSISVGARSTDRRGLGIGLKSQDVRSRDTPRGNTSSPRPRDRQRREERETVRETNPSPRPSPRPSPTPSRRESQSLWSRSSQSQAVPAAAPTPTPTPIPATPTPAPASSGGFSRMALISSRFRSNRRGTNQATPVTPANNTPSAGGNPSGGVSALPETPTEINPSLFLDLPTPDTVIHAPAFPALREINIDSIQAPEPRTREEFLQYSVTLTLDPNTAHRRLALSEGNTKATLQAAAQSYPDTPQRFDGWTQVMCTSPLYAQRCYWEVEWRGRGSSMGVAYGALNRKGSDARSGLGYNAQTWTMELSDTCCSAMHDNEKRDIPVTYSPRLGIYLDLSTGTLAFYSVAESMTHLHTFRANFTQPLYAAFGVGSGVGVGLDFALGQFSSSSDSIKICPM
- the trim25l gene encoding E3 ubiquitin/ISG15 ligase TRIM25 isoform X2 encodes the protein MSAKLWTEEQFNCPVCLDLPNDPVTIPCGHSYCMGCIKDYWSKDEPKGVYSCPQCRQTFCPKPSLSRNTMLAEAVEQLRKGALKADVRESMRSTRGVASSSSRSKGKLSSSAVLCDMCKEEQRAAVKSCLSCMSSYCESHLKPHKTKKALKQHELIAPTGNLAEKICTQHKYLQEFFCRQCKVFVCWLCTSNQHKGHESVSTKVERLEKQKVLSEMHAENQQRLKDREQELKDMKKMMEVMKRSSDRVHEDTEQALSELQRSVERLQELLEQVLDQASQEKMGQAQEVADSLEAEIKELKRRDTEMKDLACCEDNIHYLQTYESMCSPLESGALPTVVVNPEASFDPVRDSILDIRERVEDLCNEELGKITKQVNDTTLFTLGESNRSAGQKGGIFKLFSGLGSRNTNSRSPASTPSISVGARSTDRRGLGIGLKSQDVRSRDTPRGNTSSPRPRDRQRREERETVRETNPSPRPSPRPSPTPSRRESQSLWSRSSQSQAVPAAAPTPTPTPIPATPTPAPASSGGFSRMALISSRFRSNRRGTNQATPVTPANNTPSAGGNPWGVSALPETPTEINPSLFLDLPTPDTVIHAPAFPALREINIDSIQAPEPRTREEFLQYSVTLTLDPNTAHRRLALSEGNTKATLQAAAQSYPDTPQRFDGWTQVMCTSPLYAQRCYWEVEWRGRGSSMGVAYGALNRKGSDARSGLGYNAQTWTMELSDTCCSAMHDNEKRDIPVTYSPRLGIYLDLSTGTLAFYSVAESMTHLHTFRANFTQPLYAAFGVGSGVGVGLDFALGQFSSSSDSIKICPM
- the trim25l gene encoding uncharacterized protein trim25l isoform X3 codes for the protein MSAKLWTEEQFNCPVCLDLPNDPVTIPCGHSYCMGCIKDYWSKDEPKGVYSCPQCRQTFCPKPSLSRNTMLAEAVEQLRKGALKADVRESMRSTRGVASSSSRSKGKLSSSAVLCDMCKEEQRAAVKSCLSCMSSYCESHLKPHKTKKALKQHELIAPTGNLAEKICTQHKYLQEFFCRQCKVFVCWLCTSNQHKGHESVSTKVERLEKQKVLSEMHAENQQRLKDREQELKDMKKMMEVMKRSSDRVHEDTEQALSELQRSVERLQELLEQVLDQASQEKMGQAQEVADSLEAEIKELKRRDTEMKDLACCEDNIHYLQTYESMCSPLESGALPTVVVNPEASFDPVRDSILDIRERVEDLCNEELGKITKQVNDTTLFTLGESNRSAGQKGGIFKLFSGLGSRNTNSRSPASTPSISVGARSTDRRGLGIGLKSQDVRSRDTPRGNTSSPRPRDRQRREERETVRETNPSPRPSPRPSPTPSRRESQSLWSRSSQSQAVPAAAPTPTPTPIPATPTPAPASSGGFSRMALISSRFRSNRRGTNQATPVTPANNTPSAGGNPFNPSLFLDLPTPDTVIHAPAFPALREINIDSIQAPEPRTREEFLQYSVTLTLDPNTAHRRLALSEGNTKATLQAAAQSYPDTPQRFDGWTQVMCTSPLYAQRCYWEVEWRGRGSSMGVAYGALNRKGSDARSGLGYNAQTWTMELSDTCCSAMHDNEKRDIPVTYSPRLGIYLDLSTGTLAFYSVAESMTHLHTFRANFTQPLYAAFGVGSGVGVGLDFALGQFSSSSDSIKICPM